The DNA region CGTCGGCGTCCAGTCCTGCGCGACCGCAGCCGAAGCAGCAAAGAGCGCGCTCAGAAGAAGCGCGAGACCCGTAACCTTCAAGTGCTCGCCAGATTGCATCATTGCACGACAAGCTCCGCCTGCAGCGCGCCTGACGTCTTGATAGCCTGCAGAATGGCGATGACGCCGATCGGCTTGAGCCCCATCATGTTGAGACCGCGCACCAGCGTCTCGAGATTGGTGCCACCCATGATGGCAAGATTGGCCCCTTCCTGGTTGACCGACACGAAGGTCTCGGGAACGACGACCGTCTCACCGTCGGAGAACGGCTCCGGCTGCGAAACTTGGGCACCTTCCGTGATGCGCACGGTCAGGCTGCCGTGCGAAACGGCCACAGTCGCGATCCGCACCTCGCGGCCGATAACGACGGTTCCCGTGCGCTCGTCGATGACGACGCGCGCCGGGCTGTCGGCCTCGGTGTAGAGCTGTCCGACCTCGCCAAGAAAACGCGCCGCCGTGATGTTGTGCGGTCGCTCGAGCATCACCGTCCTCAGATCGCGCTCACGCGCCACACGGCGGCCATAACGCTCCTTCGCAAAGGCATTGATGGTGTCGGTGATATGCACCGCCGTCGCGAAATCCGGATTGCGCAGCTCGAGCACCAGCGTCCGCTCGTCGTCGAGTGCCCCCGCCACCTCGCGCTCGACCAGCGCGCCGTTCGGAATGCGGCCCGTCGTAGGAACGTTCTGACTGACGGATTCCGCCCGCCCCTGCGCCTGGAAGCCGCTGACAGCAATCGGCCCTTGGGCCACGGCATAGATAACTTGATCTGGCCCGGAGAGCGGCGTCATCACGAGCGAACCACCCGCGAGCGATGTTGCGTCACCGAGCGACGACACCGTGACATCCATACGTGATCCCGCGCCGGCGAATGGCGGCAGGTCCGCAGTCACCAAAACGGCGGCGATGTTGCGTGTTCGCGAGTTGGCGTCGCGGATATTGACGCCCATCTGATCGAGCATCGACTGGAACGACCGCTCGGTGAACGGGGAGTTGCGCAGGCTGTCGCCGGTGCCATTGAGGCCCACGACGAGACCGTAGCCGACGAGCTGGTTGGCGCGCACGCCCTGTATGGACGTGATGTCCTTGATGCGAACGGCATCACCACCGCCCGCCGCCGCAGGCAACGCGTGTAGAATAACAAGAACAATTGCGAGAAGGCTTCTCATGGCCCCACCCGCACGGTGCCGTCGGCTTGCACAACACCCCGGATCGTTGTGCCGCTGTCCGTGTTGCGCAGGCTGATGACATCGCCGGCAGAGCCGGCTTGAAGCGAGACAGCCGTCGCCGAGATGAGCAATCCACCGGCCTGGAAGATGACGACCGCAGGCTGACCTTGCTGCACGGCATGCGCCTCGCGCACGCCACCCGCTGGAACCGGCGCGTTCGGCAGCAGCGTTCCGCGCGCGACCTTCCCAACCAGCATCTCGCGCGTCGTCGCGATCCCCTGCACGCTCGACGCATTGCCACGGAAGGCCTTGTCGACCAGCATCTCCTCGGTGATGACGTTCCCAGGATAGATGGTGACACGCGGCACGGGCAGCACGATATCGCGCGCCAGAGCCGGCATCACCGAAGCGGCGAGCGCCATGCCAAACAGCGCAAGGCAGAGTCCGACGTGCGTCGAGAACGCGCGTCGGCCCGGCAGTCTCGTCCGTGCGGGCTTCAGACCACGCGCCATCAGCCTTGCGCCCCCTCGTTACCGCATGTTGTTGGCAACCGTGCCGTACATGGAATCGACCGTCTGGATGACCTTCGAGTTCATCTCATAGGCGCGCTGCGCCGAGATGAGCTGCGTGATCTCCTTCACGGCATCGACGTTCGAGTTTTCGAGATAGCCCTGATGGATGCGCGCGAAGCCGGGGTCTCCCGGAACACCCGTCACCGGATCTCCCGAGGCCTCGGTCTGCTTGTAGAGATTGCCGCCCATGGGCTCGAGACCGGCATCGTTTACGAACGTCGCAAGCGCAATCTGGCCGAGAAGCTGCGGATCGACCTGGTTCGGGATCGTGACGTAGACTTCGCCCGTCTCGTTGACGATGATGTCGGTCGCATCCTGCGGAACCGTCATCGCCGGCTGCACCTCGTAGCCGTCGAGCGTCACGATCACGCCCTGGTCGTTTTTGTTGAAAGCACCATCGCGCGTGTAAAAGGTCTCGCCGTCCGCGCCCGTGATCTGAAACCATCCGCGGCCATTGAGCGCGAGGTCGAGCTTGTTCGTCGTCTGCGCGAGCGAACCCTGCTGATGCAGGTTGCGGATCGCAGCCGTACGTACACCGAGGCCCACGTAGGCGCCTTCCGGCGCGGCCGCCTGACCGCCGCGCGTCGGCGCGCCAAGCGCGCGCTCCGCCTGATAAAGCAGATCCGTGAACTCCGCCCTCGCCCGCTTGAAGCCGGTTGTGTTGATGTTCGCGATGTTGTTCGCGATCACCTCGAGGTTGGTCTGCTGCGCGTTCATGCCCGTCGCAGCAATCGAAAGCGCTCTCATGGAACTGTCCTGGCTTACCCGCTAGATGGTCATGCGGCTGATTTCGAGATAGGCGGAAACAACCTTGTCGCGTATGGCGATGCCGGCCTGGAGTGTCTGCTCGGAGGCCATCACGGCTTCCACCACTTGCTGCGTCGAAGCCTGTCCGCGCACGCCCGCGACCGCCATCTCTTCGCCCTGCTTGAGCGTGCTGATCGCTTCCAGCGTCATGCGTCCGAGAACGGTTCCGAAGTCCGTCGGCAACGGCTCTGTCGCAACCGGATTCGGCGTCGAGACCACCGGCGCCGGCTGCGCCAGCCCCTGCGCGCCACCAACCCCCAACGGTGAAACCTTGCCGATACCGTCCAGCATCACGAATTCCTGAGCAGATCGATGGTCATCGAAGACAGCGCCCGCGCCTGCTTCACGACCTGAAGGTTGGCTTCATACGAGCGGTTGGATTCGCGCATGTCCGCGAGTTCGACCAGCATGTCGACATTGGGCATCTTGACGTTGCCGTCGGCATCGGCCGCCGGATGCCCGGGATCGTACTCGGTGCGATAGGGCCGCTTGTCGGTGTCGACGCGATCAACCTTCACGAGACTCGCCCCAGAGACATCATCGAGCACGGATTCGAAGCTCACCGTTTTGCGCGTGTAGGGCTGCGCGCCGGGCGTACTGCCAGTCGTCGTGGCGTTGGCCAAGTTTTCTGACACGACGAGCATGCGCCGCGACTGGGCCTCGAGCCCCGAGGACGCCACCTGGATCGCAACTCGGATCGGATCAATCATCGGTTATCCCCGCGACGAGGCCAGCAGCATGCGATGGAAGGTCTTCATGACGCCGGTGTTGCGCGCATAAGCGCCCGCCACCTCGCTCGACTTAAGCATCTGCTCTTCGAGGCCGACGCTGTTGCCGGAATGCACGAGCTGCCACTTGCCGTTCTCTTCCGTCTGCTCATCGCTTCCGGCACCGCTGACGGGGCTCAAGTGGCGCGTCTGCGTCTTGCGCATCTCGACGCCCGTCGCATTGAGAACGGCCTCGAACGGCTCCACATCGAGCGCCTTGTAGCCGGGGGTGTTCACGTTGGCGACGTTCTGCGCCACCACGGACTGGCGCACCGAGAGCCAGCGGTTCTGCTGCGACGCCAGCGAGAAGAAGTTGATGGGGTCCATGGAAGCGCGGGTCCCGCCTGGGCCATGACCGCGCGGGTCTCAAAGACCCGACACTGAATCATAGACCTCGCCAAAAGCTCGCTTTGGTTCTAGAGCGCTTATCTTGTCCGAAGCTTGTGGTCGGCCTCCCGAAGGGGAAGTGCTGAAGCGAGAAAGACACGGCGGCAGAAAGTGTTAACGGGCGACGGCAAGCATCGTCTCACCCCAGCAGTCCGCTACCCCGAATGCCGTCGAACACGGCCTGCACCGCGATGGCCGCGAGCAGGATGCCAAACACGCGCATCAAGACGCGTTGTGCCGTCACCCCGAGGAATCGGGTCAGATCGTTGGCGGCAAGCAGAAGGCCGAACGTGAGCACCATCACCGCGGCCAGCGCCGCGACTGTCGCGACAAGTTCGAGCGGATTGGCGTCCGCGTTGGCGGCCATGAGAATACCTGCGCTCATGGCACCCGGACCGGCAAGCAGCGGCGTCGCCAATGGAAACACCGCGAGATCGTCCTTGTGTTGTGCCTCCGCCCCTTCCGACGGCGTGAGCTTGAAGGCGCTCGTCGGCCTGGCGAACACCATGTCGAGCGCGATGGCGAGCAGGATGATCCCGCCCGCAGTCTGCAGCGCCGCGATGGAAACGCCGAGTTGCTTCAGCAGTGGCCCGCCGGCCAGCGTTGACGCAACGAGGATCGAGCTCGCGATGACCGTGGCGCGGAAGGCGATTCGCCGGCGCTCGAGGCCCGACACCCCAGGCGTCAGCGTCGCGAAGATCACGGCCGCCTCCACAGGGCCGATCGTGGCGAAGAACGTCGTGAAGCTCGTAAGCGCAGCACCCAGCATCGAACCCGATTCCGATCACCGACTGGGCAATCTAGAGAGATGCCGCGCCGCTTTGCTAGCCGCCCTGTTAGCAGCCACCTGAAAGTGCTGCTAAGCATATGATATCAATGAATAATATTTGAAATCCCGCGCGGCTCGCCTTAACCTGTTCTAGTTAACATTGCAAGACCGGAGGCGACATTTGAGCACTGCCGACGCCGATTTCGTCCGCATGCTTGCGGGCTACAGCCTAACCACCGCCGAGATCATCTACCGCCTGCCCGACCACCCGCATCTGATGCAGAGCTACATCTGGCAGGAGTACGATCTTCACCCGCGCTTTCCCAAGCTGCAGAGCTTTCTCGATTTCTGGTCACGCAATCTGGAAGGCAAGCTGCATCAGGTGCTCGTCGCACACGCCAGCCTGATCAAGCCATGCGAGATGCGCCTCATCGGCGCGGAATACCGGCTGAACTGAGCGGGCAGCGTCTTCGCGCTAGCCGGCGTCCGCGCCCGCTTCGTGCGGACGCCGCTTGCGCGAAACCGGAACGAGGCGCGCATCCTCGATCGCCTCGATCAGCCGCGCTGTGTTCTTGTCCGGATCGTCCGAGCCACCATCGAACGAGACGTAGGTAATCTCGATGCCGGCCTGCAGCGATCGCAACACCAAGCGGAAGTAGGCCGAAACGTTGAGATGATGGAATTCCATGTCGAGCGAGATGCAGGGCGCGCTGCCCCACGGCGCATCGATCTCGCCCGAAAGCCCAAAGGTGATCGTGCCGGGCTTGAAGAACATTTCCGTCGACGAGTTGACGAGATTGCGCAGGTTTCCGAATTGCTCGGTGCGGATATAGGCGATGTAATCGGCCGGATCGATGAGCCTCAGCTCCGAAGCAACGTCCCTCAAGCCCTCCGCCAAAGCCTTTTCCCGCTCGCGAGAATAATCTCTGCCTTGCTTCAGCATATCTCGATCCTCACATGGCCCGCCGCGCCTGCTTGCCCCTCTGGGAGAGGAACAAGATGACGCCGGCGACGGCCTTGTAGAACTCCGGTGGAATCATCTTATCCACCTCGACGCTTGCGTAGAGCGATCTAGCTAGAGAACGGTCCTCGTAGACAGGTATTCCATTCTGCTCGGCAATGAAGCGTATTTTAAGCGCGATCAGGTCTTTACCCTTAGCCACAACTACGGGGGCGCCACCTTCCTCGCGCACGTAACGCAGCGCCACGGAGTAGTGCGTCGGGTTGGCGATAACGAGCGTCGCCTTCGGCACCGAGGCGATCATGCGGCGCCGCGAACGGTCCCTCTGCAGCGATCTCAAGCGCATCTTGATCAGCGGATCGCCTTCCGCTTGCTTATGCTCATCCTTGACCTCCTGCTTGGTCATACGCAGGTCGCGCCGCCAGGAGAAACGGCTCCATGCAAGGTCCGCCCCGACAAGAACCGCCATCGCCGCCACCACCGCCGACAGGAAGCGCACGCCCAGATTCTGCATCAACTGAGGCGTCGCAGTGGGTTCCATGAAGAGAGCGTTGAAGATGTCGGTGTAGGAGCTCTTCATCGCCACGTAGCCCGCCCCCGCCACGATCGAGAGCTTGAACACGCTCTTCAGGAATTCGACCTGCCCCTTGATGCCGAAGATGCGGCTGAAGCCCTTGGCGATCGAGATCCGATCGAGCTTCGGTTCGATGCGATCAAAAACCACACTCGGTTGGTGCTGGAACACCGCGCCGGCAATACCGGCGACAGCAAGAATGACGATGAAGGGAGCCAGGAACTTTCCGGTTTCCGCCGCGATCGCGTACATCAGCGCTGTCGCATCGGCACCGTTGGAAATCAGAAAGCTTTCCGGCCGGTCGATGAAGCTCTCGAGCATCGCGCGCATTTGCACGACGTTGTCCGAGAACATGAACACGGCTGCGATCAGAATGGCCGTCATCGACGCCAGCACGGTGGCGTCGCGCGAGTGCGGGACTTGCCCCTTGTTGAGCGAGTCCCGGATTTTTTTCTCGGTGGCCTCTTCTGTTCTACTCTCTTTGTCTGGCTGCTCTGCCATCGAGATGAGACCTGATCAGAAGGGCGGACCGAGGAGCTGGCTGAAAAGATGCAATGCCGTTGAGCTCCGCGCCGACTCAGGCCACGCGCGTCGGAGCGGCAGCGCCCAGAACTTCTGTCAGGGAGACGCCGAAGCGCGAGTTGTCCTCGTCGAGAACGACCACCTCTCCGCGCGCGATGACGCGCCCGTTCACCACCACATCGACCGGCTCGCCGACCTTGCGGTCGAGCGGCACAACGGCGCCGCGGCCAAGCTTCAGCACGCTGGCAACCGGCATCGTCGCCGACCCCAGCACGACTTTCACCGATACCGGGATCTGCAGCACCGTCTCCAGATGCCGAGGCTTTTGCCCGGGAGCCGCAGCAGCTTTGCCCGCGGCCTCGACCAATGCGTCCTCCTGCACGCCATCACCGATGGTCTGCAGCCCGGCTGCAGCGGAGCGGATGTCGGAACCTTCTTGGCTCATCGCGGTAACCCTGCGTTGGATGGTCGTTGAGGCGCTCGGCCCTACTTTTACGCTGCGATCGAAACGCGTGTGCTACGCGGCCTTCTTGGCTTCACCTCCGCCGCCCAGCGTCTCGGCCTCGACTTCATCGATGGTCGGACGCTCATAGGCGGAGATCGTCTTGCGGCCATACTCGACCGCAACTTGCGGCATGGCACCGTTCATGAACGCGAGCAGCGTCTGCTTGGTCACGATGTAAAGGCGCATCTGCTTTTCGCGCCCCGACTTCACCTTGGTCGCAAGCGGCGCGAACACGCCGTAGGAAAAGAAGATGCCCGCGAAGGTACCGACGAGAGCCGCGCCGATCAGATGCCCCAGCACCTCCGGCGGCTCGGTGATGGCACCCATGGCTTTGATGACGCCGAGCACGGCCGCGATGATGCCGATCGCCGGCAGGCCGTCCGCGATGTTGGTAATGGCGTGATAGGCCTTGAGCTTGTCGTTGCGCAGCGTCTGGATCTCTTCGTCCATCAGCGCCTCGACTTCGTGCGTCCGCGCATTGCCGATAATGATCAGCCGGCAATAGTCGCAGATGAACGTTGTCAGGTCCTTGTTGGCGAGCACCGTGCCGAACTTCTGGAAGATCGACGACTCCTCCGGTAGATCGATGTGCTTCTCGACCTCGTTGCGCGGCTTGCTCCTGAGCTCACGCATCAGCGAGTAAAGCAGCCCCATGACATCGAGATAATGCCGGCCAGACGGCGCCGCCTTGCCGAACGCTTCGCCGAACCCCTTGCCCGTGTCCTTGATCACCTTCATCGGATTGGCGACGATGAACGTGCCGAGCGATGTTCCGAGAATGATCACGAATTCCCAGGGCTGCCAAAGCACGTCGACGTGCCCGCCCATGGCCATATAGCCACCGAGCATGCAGCCGAGCATCACGACAAGGCCGAGGATGATCGTCACGAGGGACCTCGCGCATTAATGGTTGTCACCGCATTACTAGCCGCGCCCTCCTTGTGCGAGCCTGACGATACGCTGCCGATTGGGGGGATCGAGCGGAGTCAGCCTGAGGCAAGGCCTTCGCGCCAGACTGGCCGCCTTCGATCGCCCAAGGAGCCTTCCTGCGGGCCTATTGATTCGACACCGTCTGAAGCCGCAGTGCCCGCGGCGCGGAGAGCCCAATGCAGCCAAGCCTCTACGTCTCGCTGTCTGGCCAGATGGCGACGATGCGCCGCTTGGAGACGCTGGCCAACAACGTCGCCAACGTGAATACCGCGGGCTTCCGCGCCGAGGAGATCAAGTTCGACGAGCTTCTGTCCGATCGGACGGAGCAGCCGACGGCGTTCGTCTCCGGTGGTAGCACCTACATTTCGCGCGAGCCGGGCCCGACGGTCCGCACCGAGAACCCTCTCGACGTTGCCGTATCGGGCGATGCCTGGCTTGCCTTCCAAAGCCCGAACGGCCCCGTCTATACGCGTGACGGGCGCATGACCATGACGCCGGATGGCGAGCTTCGGACGCTCGAAGGCCATCCCGTGCTCGACGTCGGCGGCGCACCGATCCAGCTCAATCCCAACGGCGGTGCCCCGCAGATCGCCCGCGACGGCACCATCACGCAAGGTGGGCAGCAGCTAGGCGCTTTGGGCCTGTTCACGATCCCCGAGCAAGCACACCTCACGCGTTACTCGAACTCCGGCGTAATTCCTGACATTGCCGCCCAGCCCGCCCTCGACTTCAATCGTGTCGGCGTCATGCAGGGCTTCATGGAGCAGGCAAACGTCAATCCTGTCTCCGAGATCTCGCGTCTGGTTCAGATCCAGCGCGCGTTCGACTCGATCAGCAACGCCATGACGCGTACCGAGGAGACGCTGTCGGGAGCGGTCCGCTCGCTGGGTGAGACGAGCTGAAACTGATCCACGCCTGTCGCACTCGCAGGCTGAGCAGGAACGTCACGCCAAGGACACGCGATGAGCGAGGCATCCCCCGAGCTGGAACCAGAAGCCCCGGCGCCGGCGCCCGCTCGGCGCCCGACGGCGCTCGATCTCCTAGCTCAGCGCGTCGCGCATGCATCCCCCATGCCCCTCGTGCGCATCGGGGGCGCCGTAACCCACGTCACGCCCGCCTACGTTCAGGTCTCGGGGCTCTCACATCGCCTGAAGCTCGGCGACTGCATCGCCTTTGGCAACGCGGAGAAGCCGCCCCTCGGTGAGGTCGTGCGCATCGACGAGGGCGGCGCCACCATCAAGCCGTTCGACGCCAGCCTCAAGATCGGCCCCGGCGAGGCAGCGTGGCTACATGGCGATCAAAGCCTGCGACCCGATCTCTCCTGGAAAGGCCGCGTGTTGAACGCGCTCGGCATCGCGATCGACGGCCAGGGCACGTTGCGTGAAGGCGCCCGCACATATGCCTTCGACGCCGAGCCTCCCTCCGCCATGAGCCGCCAGCGCGTGCGCGCCCCGCTCAAGACGGGTGTCCGCATGATGGATCTGTTCACACCCCTCTGTGCCGGTCAGCGCATCGGCATCTTCGCCGGCTCCGGTGTCGGCAAATCGACGCTGCTTTCCATGATGGCCCGTTCGCACGGCTTCGACACCGTTGTGCTGGCGCTCGTCGGAGAGCGCGGCCGCGAGGTGCGCGAGTTCCTGGAGGATGCCCTGGCGCAGAACCGCGCCCGCGCCGTGACGGTCGTCTCGACCGGCGACGAGAGTCCGATGATGCGCCGCTTGGCGCCTAAAACGGCCCTCGCCATCGCCGAGTTCTTCCGCGATCAGGGCGACAGCGTTCTCTTGATCGTCGATTCGGTCACCCGTTTCGCCCACGCGACGCGCGAGGTCGCCCTCGCCGCCGGAGAAGCACCCGTCGCGCGCGGCTACACGCCGTCGGTCTTCAGCGAGTTGCCGAAGCTCCTCGAGCGTGCCGGCCCCGGCGCAGAGGGCACAGGCTCGATCACCGGGGTCTTCTCCGTGCTCGTCGACGGTGACGACCACAACGATCCCATTGCCGACAGCATCCGCGGCACGCTCGATGGCCACGTCGTGCTCGATCGCAAAATCGCCGACCAGGGTCGCTATCCGGCCGTCAATGTGCTGACATCCGTCTCGCGCCTCGCCAACACCGTGTGGTCGGCAGAGCAGCGCAAGCTCGTGATGATGCTGCGCGCCATGATCTCCCACTTCGAGGACACGCGCGACCTTCGGCTAATGGGCGGTTATCAGAAAGGCGCCGACGCGGAGCTCGACAGGGCGATCGAGATCGTGCCCAAGCTCTACGAGGTCATGAAGCAGACGCTGAGCGACCCGCCGAGCGCCGACCCCTTCCAGGAGATCGCCCGCGCGCTGACCGAGACCAAGGACGACGCACAGAAGCCAGGCCAGCAGCGATAAGCTGCAGGCACCCGCTACGACCGCTCGCCGCCTCGCATGTCTTTCTTGGGGATGTACGAAAGCTGATCGATCAGCACGTCGCGCACGACCTCTACGCCGAGCCGCTTATTGACGTTCTCGCCCAGACGCTTGGCGAGAACCGGCAGATCCTGCTTCTTCATGTTCTGGAAGTTGACCTGCTCGCCGGCGTAGATTGTCTTGAACGCCTCGTCGAGCACATAGACCTCGGGATTGACCGGCACCTTTGCGAGCGCCGTGGCATCGACGGTGAATACGAACTGCGCGACGATATAACCCTGGATCGTGCCCGCTCCGATGATCGGCACGTTGATGGCCTTGGTCCGATACTCCTCGACTTTCGCCTCGCCATCACCCGCCCTCGGCCCGCCACTGCCCTTTTGCCAGTGCAGCATGCCGAACGCCGCGCCAAGCGTCACGATCGAGGCCCAGACGCCGACAAGCAGAAGCTTCATAATGGGCGTCGCACGGCAGACGATATGGCCTGCGTATAGGTGCCGTCGGATTCGGCCTGCCGAATGGCGTCGGCAATCGAGGTCGAAACCTCGCGCACGGCCTCAAGATGCACCTTAAGCGCGGCCTGATTGACGGCCAGCTTGACCTTGAGCGCGCCGACACGCGCCGTCAGCGCCGGATCGGAGCCCACGCCCTGGATATGACGCAGCGAGCGCGTCAGCTCGAGCAGCGCCTGGCTCTTGCGATCGTTGAACTCCTTGAGATTTATCGCCTTACGCGTCCTGAGCGCATGCGTTTCCTGGTCGACGATCTCCTCGAGCCGCTGCAGCGAAATCTCGAGCGTCGGAACCACCGCGCCCCGTGGCGCCTGTGGAGCCGCCGTAAAAGGCGCGGCTTCAGGGCGTGAGGGCTGCATCGTGGGTGCTGACGGCTGATACATGACTTACTCTCCAAGCACGGGTTTGGTGTCAAGCTGGCTGGCAACGCCACCCGATAGAACATCGCTGCGCATGACATCGAGCGGATTGAAGCCTTGCGGCTTCACAGGGGCCAGATGGCCGGCGCGGATCATGTCGGCGATGCCGAGATTGCCGCGCTCGGCGACCTGCTCGGCAATCTTCTCCGCCATCATGGACTTCCAGAAGTCGCCCGAAACTCCAGAGCCGAACACGCTCTCCTGAGTTTCAGGCATCATTTCTTGAATGAAGCTCTGCAAAACGAAGGCTTCGAACTTCTGCGCGGCATCGGCCGTCTTGCGCACGTGCGGCGCACGCTCTCCAAGCTCATTCGCTTGCAACGCGGGCTCCGCGGACACGGAACGAATGGCAAGATCTGCAGTCAAAACCGATCTCCGCAGAGGATCTATCGCGGCCGAGAATGACTCACTGGTCTTGCTCGGGGCTTGCGGCGCGGAATGCAAAACCGGCTTCCAGAAGCCGCTCGAGCTCGCGTCGCTCATCCTCGCGCCGGATCTCCGCCGCAAGCTCCTCGGCAAGCCGCATCGAGTTGCGCATGCGCCCGCCGTGCTCGACCAACACACGCGCCTGCGCATCGAGTTGCGGCGCGAGCTTCGCTTCTTGCTGCTGAAGCGACTGAACGCGCCG from Hyphomicrobium sp. CS1GBMeth3 includes:
- the flgI gene encoding flagellar basal body P-ring protein FlgI; the protein is MRSLLAIVLVILHALPAAAGGGDAVRIKDITSIQGVRANQLVGYGLVVGLNGTGDSLRNSPFTERSFQSMLDQMGVNIRDANSRTRNIAAVLVTADLPPFAGAGSRMDVTVSSLGDATSLAGGSLVMTPLSGPDQVIYAVAQGPIAVSGFQAQGRAESVSQNVPTTGRIPNGALVEREVAGALDDERTLVLELRNPDFATAVHITDTINAFAKERYGRRVARERDLRTVMLERPHNITAARFLGEVGQLYTEADSPARVVIDERTGTVVIGREVRIATVAVSHGSLTVRITEGAQVSQPEPFSDGETVVVPETFVSVNQEGANLAIMGGTNLETLVRGLNMMGLKPIGVIAILQAIKTSGALQAELVVQ
- the flgA gene encoding flagellar basal body P-ring formation chaperone FlgA is translated as MARGLKPARTRLPGRRAFSTHVGLCLALFGMALAASVMPALARDIVLPVPRVTIYPGNVITEEMLVDKAFRGNASSVQGIATTREMLVGKVARGTLLPNAPVPAGGVREAHAVQQGQPAVVIFQAGGLLISATAVSLQAGSAGDVISLRNTDSGTTIRGVVQADGTVRVGP
- the flgG gene encoding flagellar basal-body rod protein FlgG, whose product is MRALSIAATGMNAQQTNLEVIANNIANINTTGFKRARAEFTDLLYQAERALGAPTRGGQAAAPEGAYVGLGVRTAAIRNLHQQGSLAQTTNKLDLALNGRGWFQITGADGETFYTRDGAFNKNDQGVIVTLDGYEVQPAMTVPQDATDIIVNETGEVYVTIPNQVDPQLLGQIALATFVNDAGLEPMGGNLYKQTEASGDPVTGVPGDPGFARIHQGYLENSNVDAVKEITQLISAQRAYEMNSKVIQTVDSMYGTVANNMR
- a CDS encoding flagellar hook-basal body complex protein FliE, with the protein product MLDGIGKVSPLGVGGAQGLAQPAPVVSTPNPVATEPLPTDFGTVLGRMTLEAISTLKQGEEMAVAGVRGQASTQQVVEAVMASEQTLQAGIAIRDKVVSAYLEISRMTI
- the flgC gene encoding flagellar basal body rod protein FlgC, with the protein product MIDPIRVAIQVASSGLEAQSRRMLVVSENLANATTTGSTPGAQPYTRKTVSFESVLDDVSGASLVKVDRVDTDKRPYRTEYDPGHPAADADGNVKMPNVDMLVELADMRESNRSYEANLQVVKQARALSSMTIDLLRNS
- the flgB gene encoding flagellar basal body rod protein FlgB, giving the protein MDPINFFSLASQQNRWLSVRQSVVAQNVANVNTPGYKALDVEPFEAVLNATGVEMRKTQTRHLSPVSGAGSDEQTEENGKWQLVHSGNSVGLEEQMLKSSEVAGAYARNTGVMKTFHRMLLASSRG
- a CDS encoding MarC family protein; the encoded protein is MLGAALTSFTTFFATIGPVEAAVIFATLTPGVSGLERRRIAFRATVIASSILVASTLAGGPLLKQLGVSIAALQTAGGIILLAIALDMVFARPTSAFKLTPSEGAEAQHKDDLAVFPLATPLLAGPGAMSAGILMAANADANPLELVATVAALAAVMVLTFGLLLAANDLTRFLGVTAQRVLMRVFGILLAAIAVQAVFDGIRGSGLLG
- a CDS encoding usg protein yields the protein MLAGYSLTTAEIIYRLPDHPHLMQSYIWQEYDLHPRFPKLQSFLDFWSRNLEGKLHQVLVAHASLIKPCEMRLIGAEYRLN
- the flhB gene encoding flagellar biosynthesis protein FlhB — translated: MAEQPDKESRTEEATEKKIRDSLNKGQVPHSRDATVLASMTAILIAAVFMFSDNVVQMRAMLESFIDRPESFLISNGADATALMYAIAAETGKFLAPFIVILAVAGIAGAVFQHQPSVVFDRIEPKLDRISIAKGFSRIFGIKGQVEFLKSVFKLSIVAGAGYVAMKSSYTDIFNALFMEPTATPQLMQNLGVRFLSAVVAAMAVLVGADLAWSRFSWRRDLRMTKQEVKDEHKQAEGDPLIKMRLRSLQRDRSRRRMIASVPKATLVIANPTHYSVALRYVREEGGAPVVVAKGKDLIALKIRFIAEQNGIPVYEDRSLARSLYASVEVDKMIPPEFYKAVAGVILFLSQRGKQARRAM
- the fliN gene encoding flagellar motor switch protein FliN, with the translated sequence MSQEGSDIRSAAAGLQTIGDGVQEDALVEAAGKAAAAPGQKPRHLETVLQIPVSVKVVLGSATMPVASVLKLGRGAVVPLDRKVGEPVDVVVNGRVIARGEVVVLDEDNSRFGVSLTEVLGAAAPTRVA
- the motA gene encoding flagellar motor stator protein MotA, which produces MTIILGLVVMLGCMLGGYMAMGGHVDVLWQPWEFVIILGTSLGTFIVANPMKVIKDTGKGFGEAFGKAAPSGRHYLDVMGLLYSLMRELRSKPRNEVEKHIDLPEESSIFQKFGTVLANKDLTTFICDYCRLIIIGNARTHEVEALMDEEIQTLRNDKLKAYHAITNIADGLPAIGIIAAVLGVIKAMGAITEPPEVLGHLIGAALVGTFAGIFFSYGVFAPLATKVKSGREKQMRLYIVTKQTLLAFMNGAMPQVAVEYGRKTISAYERPTIDEVEAETLGGGGEAKKAA
- the flgF gene encoding flagellar basal-body rod protein FlgF; the protein is MQPSLYVSLSGQMATMRRLETLANNVANVNTAGFRAEEIKFDELLSDRTEQPTAFVSGGSTYISREPGPTVRTENPLDVAVSGDAWLAFQSPNGPVYTRDGRMTMTPDGELRTLEGHPVLDVGGAPIQLNPNGGAPQIARDGTITQGGQQLGALGLFTIPEQAHLTRYSNSGVIPDIAAQPALDFNRVGVMQGFMEQANVNPVSEISRLVQIQRAFDSISNAMTRTEETLSGAVRSLGETS
- the fliI gene encoding flagellar protein export ATPase FliI, which encodes MSEASPELEPEAPAPAPARRPTALDLLAQRVAHASPMPLVRIGGAVTHVTPAYVQVSGLSHRLKLGDCIAFGNAEKPPLGEVVRIDEGGATIKPFDASLKIGPGEAAWLHGDQSLRPDLSWKGRVLNALGIAIDGQGTLREGARTYAFDAEPPSAMSRQRVRAPLKTGVRMMDLFTPLCAGQRIGIFAGSGVGKSTLLSMMARSHGFDTVVLALVGERGREVREFLEDALAQNRARAVTVVSTGDESPMMRRLAPKTALAIAEFFRDQGDSVLLIVDSVTRFAHATREVALAAGEAPVARGYTPSVFSELPKLLERAGPGAEGTGSITGVFSVLVDGDDHNDPIADSIRGTLDGHVVLDRKIADQGRYPAVNVLTSVSRLANTVWSAEQRKLVMMLRAMISHFEDTRDLRLMGGYQKGADAELDRAIEIVPKLYEVMKQTLSDPPSADPFQEIARALTETKDDAQKPGQQR
- a CDS encoding rod-binding protein — its product is MQANELGERAPHVRKTADAAQKFEAFVLQSFIQEMMPETQESVFGSGVSGDFWKSMMAEKIAEQVAERGNLGIADMIRAGHLAPVKPQGFNPLDVMRSDVLSGGVASQLDTKPVLGE